Proteins encoded by one window of Sphingosinicella sp. BN140058:
- a CDS encoding TrbG/VirB9 family P-type conjugative transfer protein — MIRRGLLSLLLLAAAAPLTAQVRPVPGDGDPRLQVVDYKEGQIVLLEAIPGYQMMVELGSDEEIENVALGDGGAWQVTANHRGDRLFVKAVQAGVSTNLTVVTTARVYAMELAPLADPSLPMAYIVSFRFAEAAPAASAANGAPAVGQAAQAAADTAALPASSAEAR; from the coding sequence GTGATCCGGCGCGGTCTTCTGTCCCTTCTCCTGCTCGCCGCCGCCGCTCCGCTGACGGCGCAGGTCCGTCCCGTGCCCGGCGACGGCGATCCGCGGCTGCAGGTGGTCGATTACAAGGAGGGCCAGATCGTCCTGCTGGAGGCGATTCCCGGCTACCAGATGATGGTCGAGCTCGGGTCCGACGAAGAGATCGAGAATGTCGCCCTGGGCGATGGCGGCGCTTGGCAGGTCACCGCCAATCACCGCGGCGACCGCTTGTTCGTCAAAGCGGTGCAGGCGGGGGTGTCGACCAATCTGACGGTGGTCACCACCGCGCGCGTCTATGCGATGGAGCTTGCGCCGCTCGCCGACCCTTCACTGCCGATGGCCTATATCGTCAGCTTCCGCTTCGCCGAAGCCGCGCCCGCGGCCAGCGCCGCGAACGGTGCTCCGGCGGTGGGTCAGGCGGCGCAAGCGGCGGCGGATACAGCTGCCCTTCCTGCGTCGTCGGCGGAGGCGCGCTGA
- a CDS encoding TrbI/VirB10 family protein encodes MAGPDDLDPRTEPPVPEDIRPVVALPRSGAPTWVFAVLAAMAALILFLVLDSRRRALPAEQAAAQETGRIAAPPPLYVPVQPPPVPPPVVVEAPPRAPAPAPRSLPSRPAQPQIVYVPQPAPLQPVPPPQAPQRVDGGAALVIDTTAGGAPANAAAAAADAAAGGAAGADAAGGVTLGARVRAGMFANPATTVPQGTLIPAVLETAFNSNRPGFARAIVSRDVRGFDGTRVLIPRGSRLIGQYRADAQPGQKRAVVSWVRLVRPDGVTIAIGSPASDTLGRGGVKAKVNNHFFQRFAGALLQSAVDVGVALASRGSSSSVIVAAPGSSAQLGNLVPPDQIRPTLTVPAATSISVFVARDLDFTGIGRR; translated from the coding sequence ATGGCCGGCCCCGACGATCTCGATCCGCGTACCGAGCCGCCCGTGCCTGAGGATATCCGCCCGGTGGTCGCGCTGCCGCGGAGCGGCGCGCCGACCTGGGTGTTCGCCGTCCTTGCCGCCATGGCCGCCCTCATCCTCTTCCTGGTGCTGGACTCGCGCCGGCGGGCTCTCCCGGCGGAGCAGGCCGCCGCCCAGGAGACCGGACGGATCGCAGCGCCGCCGCCGCTCTACGTGCCGGTCCAGCCCCCGCCGGTGCCGCCGCCGGTGGTGGTCGAGGCACCGCCACGAGCCCCCGCACCGGCGCCGCGGTCGCTGCCGTCGCGTCCCGCCCAGCCTCAGATCGTCTACGTGCCGCAACCTGCGCCGCTCCAGCCGGTACCGCCGCCGCAGGCGCCGCAGCGGGTCGACGGCGGCGCGGCCTTGGTGATCGACACCACCGCCGGCGGCGCTCCGGCAAATGCGGCAGCCGCCGCGGCCGACGCCGCCGCCGGTGGCGCGGCCGGCGCCGACGCGGCCGGCGGGGTGACGCTCGGCGCGCGCGTGCGCGCCGGCATGTTCGCCAACCCGGCGACCACGGTGCCGCAGGGCACCTTGATTCCGGCGGTGCTCGAGACCGCGTTCAATTCGAACCGCCCGGGCTTCGCCCGCGCGATCGTCTCGCGCGACGTTCGCGGCTTCGACGGCACACGGGTGCTGATCCCCCGCGGCAGCCGGCTGATCGGCCAGTATCGGGCGGACGCCCAGCCGGGCCAGAAGCGCGCGGTCGTGAGCTGGGTGCGGCTGGTACGCCCGGATGGGGTGACCATCGCGATCGGCTCGCCGGCCAGCGACACGCTCGGCCGGGGCGGCGTCAAGGCCAAGGTCAACAACCATTTCTTCCAGCGCTTCGCCGGCGCCTTGCTGCAATCCGCGGTCGACGTCGGCGTCGCTCTGGCCTCGCGAGGCAGCAGTTCCTCGGTGATCGTGGCGGCGCCAGGCAGCAGCGCGCAGCTCGGCAATCTGGTGCCGCCGGACCAGATCCGGCCGACCCTCACGGTTCCGGCGGCCACCAGCATTAGCGTGTTCGTTGCGCGCGATCTCGATTTCACCGGGATCGGCCGGCGGTGA
- a CDS encoding TrbC/VirB2 family protein encodes MAGLFALSAAPAFAQDSLSDPAGSGVIVSAVQWLQGTLLGTIATVVAVIAVASVGFLMLTGRINWRYGATVIVGCFILFGAASIVAGIQSTATLGN; translated from the coding sequence CTGGCGGGCCTGTTCGCTCTGTCTGCAGCGCCGGCCTTTGCACAGGATTCGCTGTCGGATCCGGCCGGCTCGGGCGTGATCGTATCGGCGGTGCAGTGGCTGCAGGGCACGCTGCTTGGCACCATCGCCACCGTGGTCGCGGTGATCGCGGTCGCCTCGGTCGGCTTCCTGATGCTCACCGGCCGGATCAACTGGCGCTACGGCGCCACCGTGATCGTCGGCTGCTTCATCCTGTTCGGTGCGGCCAGCATCGTCGCCGGCATCCAGTCGACGGCGACGCTCGGCAACTGA
- a CDS encoding FecR domain-containing protein has product MHRIVLGAAAPLLLALGTGAAAAPPVQWRVTEASGNVRVVENGRARAVTRGALLASGSTIATGAGARAVIVRGQEFVVISQSSQLRVPIVAESRGGLMQMIADYGTALFKIEKKSTPHFGVQTPYLAAVVKGTTFTVNVGPQGSNVQVTEGAVEVSTLDGGAAELIRPGNIASVGAGDLYQLTIQGETSKVIRSENPAGTVTSSLGAKFGTAAAAPAASGEPAATPAEAADPASDSAPPVAVAQPDPAQAEPMVIASPIGEGAQSLSDLTGGLIEGPSPAAVVFAELSRPLATMPENVSAILNPQAGNGNDQGGGTVTPPASGGTTPPPASGDTTPPPASGGTTPPPASGGTTPPPASGDTTPPPESGGTTPPPASGDTTPPPVSGGNDAGSGAGNGNGNNGNGGSDAGSGAGNGNGNNGNGNGNGGSDAGSGTGNGNGNGNGGSDAGSGAGNGNGNNGNGNGGSDAGSGAGNGNNGNGDGNGGSDAGSGTGNGNGNNGNGNGNGGSDAGSGAGNGNGNNDNGNGNGGSNAGSGAGNGNGNNGNGNGNGGSDAGSGAGNGNGNNGNGNGNGGSDAGSGTGNGTGNNGNGNGNGGPGKGSEPPKDSGPGKGTEPPKDSGPGKGSEPPKDSGPGKGSEPPKDSGPGKGSEPPKDSGPGKGSEPPKDSGPGKGSEPPKDSGPGKGSEPPKDSGPGKGSEPPKDGGPDKGGEPPKDSGPGKGGEPPKDGGPGKGGEPPKDGGPDKGTEPPKDSGPGKGSEPPKDSGPGKGSEPPKDSGPGKDSGPGKGSEPPKDSGPGKGSEPPKDGGPDKGTEPPKDSGPGKGSEPPKDSGPSKGSEPPKDSGPDKGSEPPKDAGPGKGAADNGPGDKDSGGKAKASGVESPADMLAQTNAAPSSEAVVPPAAVQPPQVEEPAARDLGAGRRERVEAALRNVLERER; this is encoded by the coding sequence ATGCACAGGATCGTCCTCGGCGCCGCGGCGCCCCTCCTTCTCGCACTCGGCACCGGCGCCGCAGCAGCGCCACCGGTGCAGTGGCGCGTCACCGAAGCCAGCGGCAACGTTCGCGTGGTCGAGAACGGCCGTGCCCGTGCCGTTACCCGCGGCGCGTTGCTTGCCAGCGGATCGACGATCGCGACCGGCGCCGGTGCCCGCGCCGTCATCGTCCGAGGCCAGGAATTCGTCGTCATCTCGCAGAGCAGCCAGTTGCGCGTGCCGATCGTCGCCGAGAGCCGCGGCGGCCTGATGCAGATGATCGCCGACTACGGCACTGCCCTGTTCAAGATCGAGAAGAAGAGCACCCCCCATTTCGGCGTTCAGACCCCGTATCTCGCCGCGGTCGTCAAGGGCACGACCTTCACGGTCAACGTCGGTCCGCAGGGCAGCAACGTCCAGGTCACCGAAGGCGCGGTCGAAGTGTCGACCCTGGACGGCGGCGCCGCCGAACTGATCCGGCCGGGCAACATCGCCAGCGTCGGCGCCGGCGATCTCTACCAGCTCACCATCCAGGGCGAGACCAGCAAGGTCATCCGCTCCGAGAATCCGGCGGGCACGGTGACTTCGTCGCTCGGCGCCAAGTTCGGCACCGCTGCCGCGGCGCCAGCCGCTTCCGGCGAACCTGCAGCGACGCCTGCCGAGGCGGCCGATCCCGCGAGCGACTCCGCTCCGCCGGTCGCTGTCGCCCAGCCCGATCCGGCCCAGGCGGAGCCGATGGTGATCGCAAGCCCGATCGGCGAGGGCGCTCAGTCGCTGTCCGATCTCACCGGCGGCCTGATCGAAGGCCCGTCTCCGGCGGCGGTCGTGTTCGCCGAACTCTCGCGGCCGCTCGCGACCATGCCCGAGAACGTCAGCGCGATCCTCAATCCGCAAGCGGGTAACGGCAACGATCAGGGCGGCGGCACGGTCACTCCCCCCGCGAGCGGTGGCACCACGCCGCCTCCTGCGAGCGGTGACACCACGCCGCCTCCTGCGAGCGGCGGCACCACGCCGCCTCCTGCGAGCGGCGGCACCACGCCGCCTCCTGCGAGCGGTGACACCACGCCGCCCCCGGAAAGCGGCGGCACCACGCCGCCTCCGGCGAGCGGCGACACCACGCCGCCTCCGGTGAGCGGAGGCAACGATGCCGGGTCAGGCGCCGGGAACGGCAACGGCAATAACGGCAACGGCGGCAGCGACGCCGGGTCGGGTGCCGGGAACGGCAACGGCAATAACGGGAACGGCAACGGCAATGGCGGCAGCGATGCCGGGTCGGGCACCGGGAACGGCAACGGCAACGGTAATGGCGGCAGCGATGCCGGATCGGGCGCCGGGAACGGCAACGGCAATAACGGCAACGGCAACGGCGGCAGCGACGCCGGGTCGGGTGCCGGGAACGGCAATAACGGGAACGGCGACGGCAACGGCGGCAGCGACGCCGGGTCGGGTACCGGGAACGGCAACGGCAATAACGGGAACGGCAACGGCAATGGCGGCAGCGATGCTGGGTCGGGCGCCGGGAACGGTAATGGCAATAACGACAACGGCAACGGCAACGGCGGCAGCAACGCCGGGTCGGGTGCCGGGAACGGTAATGGCAATAACGGGAACGGCAACGGCAACGGCGGCAGCGACGCCGGGTCGGGCGCCGGGAACGGCAACGGCAATAACGGCAACGGCAACGGCAATGGCGGCAGCGATGCCGGGTCGGGCACCGGGAACGGGACCGGCAATAACGGGAACGGCAACGGCAATGGCGGCCCCGGCAAGGGCAGCGAGCCGCCCAAGGACAGCGGCCCCGGCAAGGGCACCGAGCCGCCCAAGGACAGCGGCCCCGGCAAGGGCAGCGAGCCGCCCAAGGACAGCGGCCCCGGCAAGGGCAGCGAGCCGCCCAAGGACAGCGGCCCCGGCAAGGGCAGCGAGCCGCCCAAGGACAGCGGCCCCGGCAAGGGCAGCGAGCCGCCCAAGGACAGCGGCCCCGGCAAGGGCAGCGAGCCGCCCAAGGACAGCGGCCCCGGCAAGGGCAGCGAGCCGCCCAAGGACAGCGGCCCCGGCAAGGGCAGCGAGCCGCCCAAGGACGGCGGCCCGGATAAGGGCGGCGAGCCGCCCAAGGATAGCGGCCCCGGCAAGGGCGGCGAGCCGCCCAAGGACGGCGGCCCCGGCAAGGGCGGCGAGCCGCCCAAGGACGGCGGTCCCGACAAGGGCACCGAGCCGCCCAAGGACAGCGGCCCCGGCAAGGGTTCCGAGCCGCCCAAGGACAGCGGCCCCGGCAAGGGCTCCGAGCCGCCCAAGGACAGCGGCCCCGGCAAGGACAGCGGCCCCGGCAAGGGCAGCGAGCCTCCCAAGGATAGCGGCCCCGGCAAGGGCAGCGAGCCGCCCAAGGACGGCGGCCCCGACAAGGGCACCGAGCCGCCCAAGGATAGCGGCCCCGGCAAGGGTTCCGAGCCGCCCAAGGACAGCGGCCCCAGCAAGGGCTCCGAGCCGCCCAAGGATAGCGGCCCCGACAAGGGCTCCGAGCCGCCCAAGGATGCGGGCCCGGGCAAGGGCGCGGCCGACAACGGTCCCGGCGACAAGGACAGTGGCGGCAAGGCTAAGGCGAGCGGCGTGGAAAGCCCGGCCGACATGCTGGCCCAGACTAACGCTGCCCCGTCGAGTGAGGCGGTCGTGCCGCCGGCCGCGGTCCAGCCGCCTCAGGTCGAGGAACCAGCGGCGCGCGATCTCGGTGCCGGCCGGCGTGAGCGTGTGGAAGCCGCGCTTCGCAACGTCCTCGAACGCGAGCGTTAA
- a CDS encoding VirB4 family type IV secretion/conjugal transfer ATPase → MQLLPPLTRDPKVIAREQPVGRHLPYARHVDDHTIETRDGLLLQVIHLRGLLFETADTDEINYRKRLRDAMLQAIGSSRFALYHHIVRRRVEADLPAEHEDRFSRELDEAWAARLAAKQLYVNDLYLTLVRRPLQGRVGILDRIRGALGRAAEAPGASTGYELRQLGAARDALIAALGNYQPRLLGVRDTEHGICSEPLEFLSTLLNAESRPVLLPNQDLGDYLPYRRISFGQESVELGRTGTAPRAFQGIVSIKDYPGQTQAGMLDDLLRLPFELTISQSFGFVDRQAALSGMNLALRRMRSAEDEAVSLRADLSRAKDDVAAGRAAFGEHHLTIAVHADTPDGVDDGVAEILAALGDLGIIAVREEIALEPAFWAQFPGNFKYIARKGLVSTANFAGLASGHNFPIGRPSDNHWGDAVTLLETTAAGPYFFNFHQGDLGNFTVIGPSGSGKTVVLNFLLAQARKFRPRIIFFDKDRGAELFIRAIGGRYDLLRPGTPSGLNPLQIEDSHANRQFLIGWLAVLAGGADVDEMAQIKDAVDANFAQPAAHRRLRNIAELFRGGHRAHSADLWARLRPWWGEGERAWLFDNAQDLTDLTAASVGFDMTQILDDPAVRTPAMMYLFHRVEERLDGSPAIIVVDEGWKALDDEVFVRRIKDWEKTIRKRNGIVGFATQSAQDALESRIASAIIEQAATQIFMANPKARESDYVEGFGLTPHEYEIVRTMPDNAHCFLVKHGTDSVVVRLNLSGERDLLTILSGRERTVRLLDDIRAEAGDDPEAWIPRLLERV, encoded by the coding sequence ATGCAACTCCTACCGCCCCTGACCCGCGATCCAAAGGTGATCGCGCGCGAGCAGCCGGTCGGCCGTCATCTGCCTTATGCGCGGCACGTCGACGATCACACGATCGAGACCCGTGACGGCCTGTTGCTGCAGGTCATCCATCTGCGCGGCCTGCTGTTCGAGACTGCGGATACGGACGAGATCAACTATCGCAAGCGGCTGCGCGACGCGATGCTGCAGGCAATCGGATCGTCGCGCTTCGCCCTCTACCATCATATCGTGCGCCGCCGGGTCGAGGCGGACCTTCCCGCCGAGCATGAGGACCGCTTCTCGCGCGAGCTCGACGAAGCCTGGGCGGCGCGGCTCGCCGCCAAGCAGCTCTACGTCAACGATCTCTATCTTACTTTGGTAAGGCGGCCGCTGCAGGGCCGCGTCGGCATCCTCGATCGCATTCGCGGCGCGCTCGGCCGTGCCGCCGAGGCCCCGGGCGCGTCGACCGGCTACGAGCTGCGCCAGCTCGGCGCCGCCCGCGATGCCCTCATCGCCGCGCTCGGCAATTACCAGCCGCGCCTGCTCGGCGTGCGCGACACCGAGCACGGCATCTGCTCCGAGCCGCTCGAATTCCTCTCCACCCTGCTCAACGCCGAGAGCCGGCCGGTGCTGCTGCCCAACCAGGATCTCGGCGATTATCTGCCCTATCGAAGGATCAGCTTCGGCCAGGAAAGCGTCGAGCTCGGCCGCACCGGCACCGCGCCGCGCGCCTTTCAGGGCATCGTTTCGATCAAGGATTACCCGGGCCAAACCCAGGCTGGGATGCTCGACGATCTGCTGCGGCTGCCGTTCGAGCTGACCATCTCGCAGAGCTTCGGCTTCGTCGATCGCCAGGCCGCACTCTCGGGCATGAACCTGGCGCTGCGGCGGATGCGCTCGGCCGAGGACGAGGCGGTCAGCCTCCGCGCCGATCTGTCGCGCGCCAAGGACGACGTCGCCGCCGGCCGCGCCGCCTTCGGCGAGCATCACCTGACCATCGCCGTCCATGCTGACACGCCGGACGGGGTGGACGACGGCGTCGCCGAGATCCTCGCCGCGCTCGGCGATCTCGGCATCATCGCGGTGCGCGAGGAAATTGCGCTTGAGCCTGCGTTCTGGGCGCAATTCCCGGGCAATTTCAAATATATCGCGCGCAAGGGCCTGGTCTCAACCGCCAATTTCGCTGGCCTCGCCAGCGGCCACAATTTCCCGATCGGCCGTCCCTCCGACAATCATTGGGGCGACGCGGTGACCCTGCTGGAGACGACCGCCGCCGGGCCCTATTTCTTCAACTTCCACCAGGGCGATCTCGGCAATTTCACCGTCATCGGCCCGTCCGGGTCGGGCAAGACGGTGGTGCTCAATTTCCTGCTCGCGCAGGCGCGCAAATTCCGGCCGCGGATCATCTTCTTCGACAAGGATCGCGGCGCCGAATTGTTCATCCGCGCGATCGGCGGCCGCTACGATCTCTTGCGCCCGGGCACCCCCTCCGGCCTCAACCCGCTGCAGATCGAGGACAGCCACGCCAACCGCCAATTCCTGATCGGCTGGCTGGCGGTGCTCGCGGGCGGTGCCGACGTCGACGAAATGGCGCAGATCAAGGATGCGGTGGACGCCAATTTCGCCCAGCCTGCGGCCCACCGGCGCCTCCGCAACATCGCCGAATTGTTCCGCGGCGGCCATCGCGCCCATTCCGCCGATCTGTGGGCAAGGCTGCGGCCGTGGTGGGGCGAGGGCGAGCGCGCCTGGCTGTTCGACAATGCGCAGGATCTGACCGATCTCACCGCCGCTTCGGTCGGCTTCGACATGACCCAGATCCTCGACGATCCCGCGGTCCGAACCCCGGCGATGATGTATCTCTTCCACCGGGTCGAGGAGCGGTTGGACGGATCGCCGGCGATCATCGTCGTCGACGAAGGCTGGAAGGCGCTCGACGACGAGGTCTTCGTCCGCCGCATCAAGGATTGGGAAAAGACGATCCGCAAGCGCAACGGAATCGTCGGCTTCGCCACCCAGAGCGCCCAGGACGCACTCGAGAGCCGCATCGCCAGCGCGATCATCGAGCAGGCCGCGACCCAGATCTTCATGGCCAATCCCAAGGCGCGCGAGTCCGATTATGTCGAGGGTTTCGGCCTCACCCCGCACGAATATGAGATCGTGCGGACGATGCCTGACAATGCCCATTGCTTCCTGGTCAAGCACGGCACCGACAGCGTCGTCGTCCGCCTCAATCTTTCGGGCGAGCGCGATCTGCTGACTATATTGTCCGGCCGGGAGCGCACGGTGCGCCTGCTCGATGACATCCGCGCCGAGGCCGGGGACGATCCCGAGGCCTGGATTCCGCGGCTGCTGGAGCGCGTTTGA
- a CDS encoding virB8 family protein, with translation MNKISRENLDAYYKDAEGWSQDRIEALRKSRKAAWIVGGVAASIALLEALALIALTPLKTVVPYTLLVDRQTGYVQALDPINPAKITGDTALTQSFLVQYVTARESFDADMVQAAYRKTALWSAERARAEYVALMQGTNPNSPLQVYPRGTVIETRVKSVSALAKNVAMVRFDTIRRDAGGQAVPVGAWAAILRYRFVPDSMSAEDRFVNPLGFQVVRYRRDAEALPPPEVVVQPGQPAPTSGASPGTAPVAAAPQPARTAPATAAPVRAAPPPVRAEPEVEL, from the coding sequence ATGAACAAGATTTCGCGCGAAAATCTCGATGCCTATTACAAGGATGCCGAGGGCTGGTCGCAGGACCGGATCGAAGCCCTGCGCAAGTCGCGCAAGGCGGCCTGGATCGTCGGCGGGGTCGCCGCGTCCATCGCCTTGCTGGAAGCGCTCGCGCTGATCGCGCTGACGCCATTGAAGACGGTGGTGCCCTATACCCTGCTGGTCGATCGCCAGACCGGCTACGTGCAGGCGCTCGATCCGATCAATCCGGCCAAGATCACCGGCGACACCGCGCTCACCCAGAGCTTCCTCGTCCAATATGTCACCGCGCGGGAGAGCTTCGACGCGGACATGGTCCAGGCCGCCTACCGCAAGACCGCTCTGTGGTCGGCGGAGAGAGCGCGGGCCGAATATGTCGCATTGATGCAGGGTACCAATCCGAACAGCCCGCTCCAGGTCTATCCGCGCGGCACCGTGATCGAGACCCGGGTGAAGAGCGTTTCCGCGTTGGCCAAGAACGTCGCCATGGTCCGCTTCGACACGATCCGGCGCGATGCCGGCGGCCAGGCGGTCCCGGTCGGCGCCTGGGCGGCGATCCTGCGCTACCGCTTCGTGCCCGATTCCATGTCGGCCGAGGACCGCTTCGTCAATCCGCTCGGCTTCCAGGTGGTCCGCTACCGCCGCGACGCCGAGGCGCTGCCGCCGCCGGAGGTCGTCGTACAGCCCGGGCAGCCCGCGCCGACGTCCGGTGCGTCGCCCGGCACCGCGCCCGTCGCCGCCGCGCCGCAGCCGGCGCGGACGGCACCGGCCACGGCCGCACCGGTCCGCGCCGCGCCGCCGCCGGTGCGGGCGGAGCCGGAGGTCGAGTTGTGA
- the virB11 gene encoding P-type DNA transfer ATPase VirB11, translating into MRPASADEAQGVYLRSYLAPLAAILGRNDVTDIYVNRPGEVWVETTGGGIERFDAPELDDTMLWRLARQVAALSHQGISREHPLLSAILPDGARIQIVAPPATRGPMALAIRKHLETDLSLADYVAAGALSEVSVQTGLHAGAGDDALRAQLGRGDIAGMLAAAVRARKNILISGGTSTGKTTFLNALIREIPAEERLIFIEDTPELQLRHANAIGLVASRSRLGEGEVSTNDLVAASLRMRPDRIILGELRGEEAYAFLRAVNTGHPGSMTTVHADSAERAVEQITLLVLQAGSRLGREDVHFYVERTIDVFVQLSRSGGRRHVAQVVLNDRQD; encoded by the coding sequence GTGAGGCCGGCCTCGGCGGACGAGGCGCAGGGCGTGTATCTGCGCTCCTATCTGGCGCCGCTCGCCGCGATCCTCGGCCGCAACGACGTCACCGACATCTACGTCAATCGTCCCGGCGAAGTCTGGGTCGAAACCACCGGCGGCGGCATCGAGCGGTTCGACGCGCCCGAGCTTGACGACACCATGTTGTGGCGGCTGGCGCGGCAGGTCGCCGCGCTTTCGCACCAGGGCATCAGCCGCGAGCATCCTCTGCTGTCGGCGATCCTGCCCGACGGCGCCCGCATCCAGATCGTCGCGCCGCCGGCGACCCGCGGGCCGATGGCGCTCGCCATCCGCAAGCATCTCGAGACCGATCTCAGCCTTGCCGACTACGTCGCGGCGGGCGCGCTCAGCGAGGTCAGCGTCCAGACCGGCCTCCACGCCGGTGCCGGCGACGATGCGCTGCGCGCGCAGCTTGGCCGCGGCGACATCGCCGGAATGCTCGCCGCCGCCGTCCGCGCCCGCAAGAACATCCTCATCTCGGGCGGCACCTCGACCGGCAAGACCACCTTCCTCAACGCGCTGATCCGCGAGATCCCGGCCGAGGAAAGGCTGATCTTCATCGAGGACACGCCCGAATTGCAGCTGCGCCACGCCAATGCGATCGGGCTGGTCGCCTCGCGCAGCCGTCTGGGCGAGGGGGAGGTCTCGACCAACGATCTGGTCGCGGCGTCGCTGCGCATGCGACCCGACCGGATCATTCTCGGCGAATTGCGGGGGGAGGAGGCCTATGCCTTCCTGCGGGCGGTCAATACCGGCCACCCCGGTTCGATGACCACCGTTCACGCCGACAGCGCCGAGCGCGCCGTCGAGCAGATCACCCTGCTCGTCCTTCAGGCCGGCTCGCGACTCGGCCGTGAGGACGTGCATTTCTATGTCGAGCGAACGATCGACGTATTCGTCCAGCTGAGCCGCTCGGGCGGCCGCCGGCACGTCGCGCAGGTGGTGCTCAACGATCGTCAGGATTGA
- a CDS encoding type IV secretion system protein VirB3, whose amino-acid sequence MDRLDQDQLFVALTRPQMFAGVTYSFFVVNAVLATELFLIFRSIWVLLAALIIHGVGAILCVREPRFFDLWLAKVRHCPRVRNHRLWQCNSYRP is encoded by the coding sequence ATGGACCGGCTCGATCAGGACCAGCTCTTCGTTGCGCTGACGCGGCCGCAGATGTTCGCGGGGGTCACCTACAGCTTCTTCGTCGTCAACGCGGTGCTGGCGACCGAATTGTTCCTGATCTTCCGCTCGATCTGGGTGCTGCTTGCGGCCCTCATCATCCACGGCGTCGGCGCGATCCTGTGCGTGCGTGAGCCGCGCTTCTTCGATCTGTGGCTGGCCAAGGTCCGCCACTGTCCGCGCGTGCGCAACCATCGGCTCTGGCAATGCAACTCCTACCGCCCCTGA
- a CDS encoding type IV secretion system protein gives MACPAFAPNGQFLSNLLNTIDCYAQSIGEGGYQALAAPGSGVALALTGALTLFVAIIGYRLLLGEAPTARDGVLAAAKVGIVLALATSWPAFRILAYDVALRGPAQLAAEVGAPAGLPGVEGGLIARLQGVDDLINELTVLGTGRPPQADIIVQPTGTLTPAQQQQELQRLQSLQDRPRWNPVQDAKMVAQGRTLFLTGAIAAFASVRLIAGLLLALGPLFALFLLFDHTRGLFEGWVRGLAGAALGALGTALVLAVELVLMESWLVNIVSLRRANIPTPSVPVELLVMTLVFGLVLIGILAAAAKVARGFQMPQAWRVAPGRWVESVVAAQAAGRAGAIVQTAGAREPADERSRAMAVADAVQAAQRREMGRAAPQAAQLGAPAIAAAMRRETNAAAAAGAAAPADRGLRRRTRGRVSAGAGRRDRIG, from the coding sequence ATGGCGTGTCCCGCCTTCGCGCCCAACGGCCAGTTCCTCAGCAACCTGCTGAACACGATCGATTGCTATGCCCAATCGATCGGCGAGGGCGGCTATCAGGCGCTCGCCGCGCCGGGATCGGGGGTCGCGCTGGCGCTGACCGGCGCACTCACCCTGTTCGTCGCGATCATCGGCTATCGGCTGCTGCTCGGCGAGGCGCCGACCGCGCGCGATGGCGTGCTCGCGGCGGCCAAGGTCGGCATCGTGCTCGCTCTGGCGACGAGCTGGCCGGCCTTCCGGATCCTCGCCTATGACGTCGCCCTTCGCGGCCCGGCCCAGCTTGCGGCGGAGGTCGGCGCGCCGGCCGGGCTCCCCGGCGTCGAAGGCGGCCTGATCGCGCGGCTGCAGGGCGTCGACGATCTCATCAACGAGCTGACCGTGCTCGGCACCGGCCGGCCGCCGCAGGCCGACATCATCGTCCAGCCGACCGGCACGCTCACGCCCGCCCAGCAACAGCAGGAGCTGCAGCGGCTGCAATCGCTGCAGGACCGGCCCCGCTGGAATCCGGTCCAGGACGCCAAGATGGTGGCGCAAGGACGCACCCTCTTCCTCACCGGTGCGATCGCCGCCTTCGCCTCGGTGCGGCTGATCGCCGGCCTGCTGCTCGCGCTCGGGCCGCTCTTCGCTCTGTTCCTGCTGTTCGATCATACCCGCGGCCTGTTCGAGGGCTGGGTGCGCGGGCTCGCCGGCGCCGCGCTCGGCGCGCTCGGCACCGCTTTGGTGCTCGCGGTCGAGCTCGTTTTGATGGAATCGTGGCTGGTCAACATCGTGTCGCTGCGCCGGGCCAACATCCCGACGCCGAGCGTACCGGTCGAATTGCTGGTGATGACCCTGGTCTTCGGGCTCGTCCTGATCGGCATCCTCGCCGCCGCTGCCAAGGTCGCGCGCGGCTTCCAGATGCCGCAGGCGTGGCGGGTCGCGCCCGGCCGCTGGGTCGAGAGCGTCGTTGCGGCGCAAGCGGCCGGCCGCGCGGGCGCGATCGTGCAGACTGCAGGCGCGCGCGAGCCGGCCGACGAGCGATCGCGGGCGATGGCCGTCGCCGATGCGGTGCAGGCGGCGCAGCGCCGCGAGATGGGCAGGGCGGCGCCGCAGGCGGCGCAGCTCGGCGCGCCAGCGATCGCCGCGGCGATGCGCCGGGAGACCAATGCCGCCGCTGCGGCCGGGGCGGCCGCGCCGGCCGATCGCGGGCTCAGGCGGCGAACCCGCGGCCGGGTTTCGGCAGGCGCGGGAAGGCGGGACAGGATCGGATGA